The Limnospira fusiformis SAG 85.79 genomic interval TTAAACCGAAAAATCAGATTAATGCAGCAGTTTTTGACTGTATTATGGTGGGTTTAGCTCGTCGATTAGAAAAAGGGTTGATTAATGATAAAGAATCACTCAATACTAATTATCAACATCTTTTAAAGAGTCAAAATTTCCTAGATGTAACTGTCAATAGTTCGCGTACTACTGAGAAATCTATTGTGCAAAGTCGCCTCAGTCAAGCTATCAATGCTTTTGAAAATGTACAATGAAAAATGTAAAATGCGTTATAAACAGCAGTAATAATTAGAGTATATTATCAAAATGCAGTTAAACTTGTTGATATGCTTGAGGAATTGTGTGAGGGTAAATCTGTTTAAAATGTGATCATTATGGGATGATTAATCATTTCTTAGTTAATCAGTATCGACAAACCAGTGATTAATACCAAATCCTACCGCGCGATTAGATTGACATAATTCTGAGGCTAATTTTAGTGACGCTTTTTGACCTATTTCGGTTTCAAATACTGAAGAAAATACCCCATCAATCCCTAAGCTATGATATAATTTCCTTAACTGCTTTGGAGAACCTACTATAGCTGGTTTAATCACAAAAATACCTCGCCAACCTTGTTGATAACATTGGTTGATTTGGGTGAGGGTCGCTACAGATTCATCTAAGGCTATGGGGGTTAAATGACCCTTAGTTAAGGCTAACATTCCCTCTAACTCATTAACACCTAGGGGTTGCTCTAAAAACTCTATTTTAAAGCTAGTATCCCCCAGGTTTATTCTATCACAAATATCTAACCAGCGATCGCCTTCCGAAAAATTTAACCCACCATTCGCATCGAGTCGCAGCGATAACCCTTGAATTTCACTCATTTGGCTGGCTAATATCTGCAACCAATTCAACTCATTATCAATACTATCAACCCCAATTTTCCACTTGAGAGTTTTATATCCCCTATTAACTAAATCTTCCCAACCAGATAAAGCCGCTTTTCCTGTGGGAAGCAGTCCACTATTTTCTAGCTTAGGTATTTCCTTATCATTTCCCTGTAATTCAGTGAAAGCAGACTCCAAACCAAACTGACAAGCTGGGAGACTCATAGGAATCGAAAAAATCAGATTTTCTGTAATTATCCCAGGTAGACTTTCACAAAAATCCATAGCCTCCCTGACAGTTTCCGACCCAAACCAACTAAGAGGCGCAATTTCTCCCCAGCCAACTTTACCCCTTTCGTCCATTAACTCAATAATAATCCCTTCCCTAACCTCCCAGAGTCCGTGATGAGTTTTTAAAGGCTGTTTAAATTTACGGGAGTATTTATTAAAGTTAAATTTAATAGTCATTGAATTGCATTTAACTAGACCAAGCATCAATAATTTTAATCATCGTTTTGTCCGCTAAACCCTTAACACTAGCAATCACTTGTTGATAATTGGTGAATTTACCCAGTTTTTCCCTGGCTTCAAAAATGCCTTTAGCTAGGTTGTTAGCATTACTAATATTAGACCTATTCAATCGCCTAAATAACTCCTCTTGAGTCAAACTATTGAATAAATCGAGGGGGTTAATAATGGGTTGATTTGGCGATTCTGACTCTCTCATTGAGGAAGGTTGGGCAGATTCTATGGCTTTAAATCGCCGTTCATTTTGTTGTTGATAATCCCTCAATTCCTGCTGAATTTGAATCACATAGTTTTCTAGTCGTTGTTCAAGATTATTTAACCGAGACTCTAAATTAGGAGATGGAGATGTGGTTAATGTTAGGGTTTCCCCTATCTGATTATTTATCAAACTAGGAGTTACCGTAAAACTCTCAATTAACTCGACCTGTTTTAATACCTTAGCCTCATGTTTCTCAGCAATCACAAAAGCATTAACCATCTCAGCTTCGCGGGGGTCTTTTTCCCTAGCCTTGACCGCCGCATAATATTCTAAATCCCCTGAAATAACTTGATAACTTTCTAACCCTTGCATTTTCAGGATTAAGGGTTTGATAATTCCCCCACATTCTAAAATGTTATCGGCTAACTCCTCTAATTCAGATTCCGAAAAATTAGACCGAGGGACATTGGAATTAATGCTTTTAACATCCACTAAGAAAAATCTGATCATGATTTATTTACC includes:
- a CDS encoding o-succinylbenzoate synthase yields the protein MTIKFNFNKYSRKFKQPLKTHHGLWEVREGIIIELMDERGKVGWGEIAPLSWFGSETVREAMDFCESLPGIITENLIFSIPMSLPACQFGLESAFTELQGNDKEIPKLENSGLLPTGKAALSGWEDLVNRGYKTLKWKIGVDSIDNELNWLQILASQMSEIQGLSLRLDANGGLNFSEGDRWLDICDRINLGDTSFKIEFLEQPLGVNELEGMLALTKGHLTPIALDESVATLTQINQCYQQGWRGIFVIKPAIVGSPKQLRKLYHSLGIDGVFSSVFETEIGQKASLKLASELCQSNRAVGFGINHWFVDTD